In Arcobacter sp. F2176, the following are encoded in one genomic region:
- a CDS encoding acetyl/propionyl/methylcrotonyl-CoA carboxylase subunit alpha yields MSKKISKVLVANRGEIALRIIRACKELDIKSVAIFSEVDIEGIWVKKADECYPFLGDPLDAYLNIEKIISLALKAQCDAIHPGYGFLSESAEFAEACDKAGIIFIGPKAEHIALFGDKMASKVAMKKIGVPVLEGTSTPIVDVKEGEKISREIGFPIIIKAAFGGGGRGMRIVKEEKDFKAMFEAATAEAKKFFGKGDAFIEKYVENPRHIEVQVIADKYGNVLHLGERDCSIQRRHQKVIEIAPSPRLNENVRRELYRVSTKAMFKLGYESVGTIEFLVDAQDNIYFIEMNTRVQVEHPVTELITGVDIIQRMIEIAEGDKLQFLQEEINFRGYAIEFRINAEDPKKKFMPASGTINKYLTPGGPGVRIDTSVYTGYKIPPNYDSMVGKLIVWALDWEGAVKKARRALDEFYIEGLPTNIPLHREIVRDEDFIEGKLDTSYLDKKLEKFNMNAIDHIEEEEKKMENITKLIEQIKKNKLSVR; encoded by the coding sequence ATGTCAAAAAAAATTTCTAAAGTCCTAGTAGCAAATAGAGGTGAAATAGCTCTTAGAATAATAAGAGCATGTAAAGAGTTGGATATAAAAAGTGTTGCAATATTTTCAGAAGTAGATATTGAAGGTATTTGGGTAAAGAAAGCTGACGAATGCTATCCGTTTTTAGGAGATCCATTAGATGCTTATTTAAATATTGAAAAAATCATATCTCTTGCTTTAAAAGCCCAATGTGATGCTATTCATCCAGGATATGGATTTCTATCAGAAAGTGCAGAATTTGCCGAAGCTTGTGACAAAGCAGGTATCATTTTCATAGGTCCAAAAGCTGAGCATATAGCACTTTTTGGAGATAAAATGGCTTCAAAAGTTGCTATGAAAAAAATTGGGGTTCCAGTTCTTGAAGGAACAAGCACTCCCATTGTTGATGTAAAAGAAGGTGAAAAAATCTCAAGGGAAATTGGTTTTCCAATTATTATCAAAGCAGCTTTTGGTGGTGGTGGAAGAGGAATGAGAATAGTAAAAGAAGAAAAAGACTTTAAAGCTATGTTTGAAGCAGCAACTGCAGAAGCTAAAAAATTCTTTGGAAAAGGTGATGCTTTTATAGAAAAATATGTGGAAAATCCAAGACATATTGAAGTTCAAGTTATAGCTGATAAATATGGAAATGTTCTTCACTTAGGGGAAAGGGATTGTTCTATTCAAAGAAGACACCAAAAAGTAATAGAAATAGCTCCGAGTCCTAGATTAAACGAAAATGTAAGAAGAGAGTTATATAGAGTTTCAACAAAAGCCATGTTCAAATTGGGTTATGAAAGTGTTGGAACAATTGAGTTTCTAGTTGATGCACAAGATAATATTTATTTTATTGAGATGAATACAAGAGTTCAAGTGGAACATCCAGTAACTGAACTTATAACTGGTGTTGATATTATTCAAAGAATGATAGAAATAGCAGAAGGAGATAAACTTCAATTTTTACAAGAAGAGATAAATTTCAGAGGGTATGCAATAGAATTTAGAATCAATGCAGAAGATCCCAAGAAAAAATTTATGCCAGCATCTGGAACTATAAATAAATACTTAACTCCAGGAGGACCAGGTGTTAGAATTGATACAAGTGTTTATACTGGTTATAAAATTCCTCCAAACTATGATTCAATGGTAGGAAAACTTATTGTTTGGGCACTAGATTGGGAAGGTGCAGTAAAAAAAGCAAGACGGGCTTTAGATGAGTTTTATATAGAAGGCTTACCTACAAATATTCCACTACACAGAGAAATCGTAAGAGATGAAGATTTTATTGAAGGAAAACTTGATACTAGTTATTTAGATAAAAAATTAGAGAAATTTAATATGAATGCAATTGATCATATTGAAGAAGAAGAGAAAAAAATGGAAAATATAACTAAGTTAATAGAGCAAATCAAAAAAAACAAACTAAGTGTAAGATAA
- a CDS encoding response regulator transcription factor: MKILLLEDDIMLNKAIKIYLESTGHVVHSVMDGKHCIETLEKEQFDLLVFDINVPDVDGLTILEDLHKQKRMVPTIFISALIDIEDITRAFDIGCHDYLKKPFHLKELTLRINKFLKTSQVHQQHKRLSKSYSYDSKNMILLFNNEPQILPKRQIQIIDLLAANRSLVCNYDMFREYVWNDDYIDNATIRAEVNRVKKVLKEDFILNIRAIGYMVERPN, from the coding sequence ATGAAAATATTACTACTTGAAGATGATATTATGCTAAATAAAGCTATCAAAATTTATTTAGAATCTACTGGGCATGTCGTTCACTCTGTTATGGATGGTAAACATTGTATAGAAACTTTAGAAAAAGAACAATTTGACTTATTAGTTTTTGATATAAATGTTCCAGATGTGGACGGATTAACCATACTAGAAGATTTACATAAACAAAAAAGAATGGTTCCTACAATCTTTATCTCAGCATTAATTGATATTGAAGATATCACAAGAGCTTTTGATATAGGATGCCATGATTATTTAAAAAAACCATTTCACCTAAAAGAACTAACACTTAGAATAAACAAATTTCTAAAAACAAGCCAAGTTCATCAACAACACAAAAGATTATCAAAATCATATAGTTATGATTCTAAAAATATGATTTTATTATTTAACAATGAACCACAAATACTACCTAAAAGACAAATCCAAATCATCGATTTATTAGCTGCAAATAGATCTTTGGTTTGCAATTATGACATGTTTCGAGAATATGTTTGGAATGATGACTACATAGATAATGCCACAATAAGAGCAGAAGTAAATAGAGTAAAAAAAGTATTAAAAGAAGATTTTATTTTAAATATTAGAGCTATTGGCTATATGGTAGAAAGACCAAACTAA